The following coding sequences lie in one Jonesia denitrificans DSM 20603 genomic window:
- a CDS encoding carbohydrate ABC transporter permease, protein MVTTQASELADKITEPYPIRNATLLKDSRGYTTFRVVNIIVLFLIMFVTLYPFINIVAQSFSSEGFINSGQVNLYPRGFNVETYKTVMADSMFWTNYRNTVVYTVVGTVIALVMTTMFAYALSKKHLKGRNGFILIAVFTMFFNGGLIPNYVLINALGFKNTLWAIVIPNAISIFNLLVMKAFFENMPEELEEAAAIDGLSTYGTLFRIVLPLSKAVIATMTLFYAVSFWNSWFAAFLYMDKRELYPVTVYLRNLIKGAETATSVGGAGAEVSAVAANIQSVTMVLTVLPIIMLYPFIQKYFVSGVMLGAVKG, encoded by the coding sequence GTGGTAACGACACAAGCCAGCGAACTAGCCGACAAGATCACCGAACCATATCCGATCCGCAACGCCACACTGCTCAAAGACTCCCGCGGGTACACCACGTTCCGTGTTGTGAACATTATTGTGCTGTTCCTCATCATGTTTGTGACGCTGTACCCCTTCATCAACATTGTGGCGCAGTCGTTTTCCTCCGAAGGGTTCATCAACTCCGGGCAGGTCAACTTGTACCCGCGTGGGTTCAACGTAGAGACCTACAAAACGGTGATGGCGGACTCCATGTTTTGGACGAACTACCGCAACACCGTGGTCTACACCGTCGTGGGGACCGTCATTGCGCTGGTGATGACCACAATGTTTGCCTACGCACTGTCCAAGAAACACCTCAAAGGGCGAAACGGGTTCATCCTCATTGCCGTGTTCACGATGTTCTTCAACGGTGGGCTGATCCCGAACTACGTCCTCATCAACGCCCTCGGATTCAAAAACACGCTGTGGGCGATCGTCATCCCCAACGCAATCAGTATTTTCAACCTGCTCGTCATGAAAGCATTCTTCGAAAACATGCCAGAAGAACTCGAAGAAGCAGCCGCCATCGACGGGCTCAGTACCTACGGAACACTGTTCCGCATCGTGCTGCCGCTCTCCAAAGCGGTGATCGCCACCATGACACTGTTCTACGCTGTGTCGTTCTGGAACTCGTGGTTCGCCGCGTTCCTCTACATGGACAAACGCGAGCTTTACCCCGTCACGGTGTACCTGCGCAACCTCATCAAGGGCGCTGAAACTGCCACATCGGTTGGTGGTGCAGGTGCAGAAGTGTCCGCCGTCGCCGCGAACATCCAATCCGTGACGATGGTGCTCACCGTACTTCCCATCATCATGCTCTACCCCTTCATCCAAAAATACTTCGTTTCCGGAGTCATGCTCGGCGCCGTCAAAGGCTGA